The segment GGATCGGCTCCGCTCGTTCTGCCAACAGCCCTACCGCAAGCGGTCCATGAGCTGCGACGGTAGCGGCCAGTTCCTGGGCTGCCCGGCGGGCAATCTGGCGCTCGAGATGAGCGCTCAGGATCCCGTTCTGCGGGATCGCCTGGCGGAGATTTTCGAACTCCAGATCGCGGCCCTCGCGGAGGTGATTGCGGAGGCCGTGGACGAGGGAGAGCTGCCCAATGCGGTGGATCCGGCGGACGCCGCCCGTGCCGTGCTGGCTCACCTGGAGGGCATGATCCTCCTCGCCAAGACCCGCAACGATCCCGAGATCCTCGCCAAGGCGGCAGATCAGGCGCTGCGGCTGGTGTCACCGGCGGCGGCCTGAAGCACCCTCACCCCTTGCGCTGAACCGAAATCCGCCCAAACCCCGAACCGACTGAGCAAAATCAACCAACACGACCCAATAGACGAACGGTCAACTAATAGGAGATAACTGATGAAACTCGAAGGCAAAGTAGCGGTGATCACCGGAGGAAACAGCGGCATTGGACTGGCCTCGGCGCAGGAATTCCGGCGCCAAGGAGCGAAGGTGGTGATTTTCGGCCGCGACCAAGAAACCCTCGATTCCGCCCTCGCCAGTCTGGGCGACGGCGCCCATGCGGTGCGAGGGGACGTCACCTCGATGGCGGATCTCGACCGCCTGTACGCTGAGACGGTCGAGCGCTTCGGCAAGATCGACGTGCTGTTCGCCAACGCCGGCGTGGCACCGCCAGTGCCCTTCGCGGACACTAGCGAAGAGCAATTCGATTTCGTGTCGAACGTCAACTTCAAGGGGGTGTACTTCACCATCCAGAAGGCCCTGGAGCACCTCAATGACGGCGCTTCGGTGGTCATCACGGCGTCGATCGTGGCCTACAAGGGCTTCCCGGGGATGTCCGTCTACGGGGCCACCAAGGCGGCGGTCCGCTCGCTGGCCCGGTCGCTGTCGGCGGAACTTCTGCCGCGCGGCATCCGGGTGAACGTGCTGAGCCCGGGACCGGTGGAGACGCCGATC is part of the Acidobacteriota bacterium genome and harbors:
- a CDS encoding glucose 1-dehydrogenase, with product MKLEGKVAVITGGNSGIGLASAQEFRRQGAKVVIFGRDQETLDSALASLGDGAHAVRGDVTSMADLDRLYAETVERFGKIDVLFANAGVAPPVPFADTSEEQFDFVSNVNFKGVYFTIQKALEHLNDGASVVITASIVAYKGFPGMSVYGATKAAVRSLARSLSAELLPRGIRVNVLSPGPVETPIYDRMGMPEEAADAFEQQIIDSTPMGRFGKSEEMATAALFLASSDSSYLVGAEIIADGGLATM
- a CDS encoding TetR/AcrR family transcriptional regulator — encoded protein: MGRTSEARDHLLASAAELMHARGYTAVGVSEICREAGVQKGSFYHFFPSKQALALAVLDALEVAVHQRLDESLRAAGQPLDRLRSFCQQPYRKRSMSCDGSGQFLGCPAGNLALEMSAQDPVLRDRLAEIFELQIAALAEVIAEAVDEGELPNAVDPADAARAVLAHLEGMILLAKTRNDPEILAKAADQALRLVSPAAA